In the genome of Haemophilus pittmaniae, one region contains:
- the modA gene encoding molybdate ABC transporter substrate-binding protein yields the protein MKIAKSALLLALCLGLSATASAKVTVFAAASMTDALQQIADQYQKEKPDDQVVFSFASSSTLAKQIEEGAPADLFVSASNKWMKYLSDKNLTVKETEKVLVGNELVLIAPANSAANTVDLAKGEWIGGLKDSYLSVGDPAHVPAGQYAEEALTKLNLWDQVKDKLARAKDVRGALALVERAEAPYGIVYSTDAKVSKAVKTVAVFPQDSYKAVEYPVAILQEHDNAETRAFLNYLQSDAAKKVFVEYGFSVK from the coding sequence ATGAAAATTGCAAAAAGTGCGCTGCTGTTGGCGCTTTGCCTAGGGCTTTCCGCAACGGCTTCCGCCAAAGTGACTGTATTTGCCGCTGCCTCCATGACGGATGCATTGCAACAAATCGCTGATCAATATCAAAAAGAAAAACCGGACGACCAAGTGGTTTTCTCCTTTGCTTCTTCTTCCACTCTCGCCAAACAAATTGAAGAGGGCGCGCCGGCGGATTTGTTTGTGTCCGCCAGCAATAAATGGATGAAATACTTAAGCGATAAAAACCTAACCGTAAAAGAAACGGAAAAAGTATTGGTAGGCAATGAATTAGTATTGATCGCACCGGCAAATAGTGCAGCAAATACCGTTGATCTTGCAAAAGGCGAATGGATTGGCGGTTTGAAAGATAGCTATTTATCCGTTGGCGATCCGGCTCATGTACCGGCAGGTCAATATGCGGAAGAAGCCTTAACCAAATTGAATTTATGGGATCAGGTAAAAGATAAATTAGCGCGCGCGAAAGATGTACGTGGTGCATTAGCTCTCGTGGAACGTGCCGAAGCACCTTATGGTATTGTGTATAGCACCGATGCCAAAGTGAGTAAAGCGGTGAAAACCGTGGCAGTTTTCCCACAAGACAGTTACAAAGCGGTGGAATATCCGGTAGCGATTTTACAAGAGCATGATAATGCTGAAACTCGCGCATTCCTCAATTATTTACAATCCGATGCGGCGAAAAAAGTATTTGTGGAATACGGTTTTTCTGTGAAATAA
- a CDS encoding TOBE domain-containing protein produces MKTTEILLTIKLHQELFIDPKRVRLLKAIQECGSINQAAKNAKVSYKSAWDHLEAMNKISPKPLLERNTGGKNGGGTSLTTYAERLLQLYDLLEKTQEHAFHILQDEKIPLDSLLTATAKFSLQSSARNQFFGKVAGQHVVDSRSIVKVDIAEFPAPLNVSITFKSVERLRLITEKEVMVMFKAPWAVLSREPQSGQVNQFAATIQSIADEEAIVRLSEGGAELCAGIHGQDYWTVGQQVWVHVDPQQIILASMK; encoded by the coding sequence ATGAAAACGACAGAAATTTTACTCACCATCAAACTCCACCAAGAGTTGTTTATCGATCCTAAACGGGTGCGCCTACTCAAAGCTATTCAAGAATGCGGTTCGATCAATCAGGCAGCAAAAAATGCCAAGGTCAGTTACAAAAGTGCTTGGGATCATTTAGAAGCCATGAATAAGATCAGCCCAAAACCGCTGTTGGAACGTAATACTGGGGGCAAAAATGGAGGGGGCACATCCCTCACCACCTATGCCGAACGTTTATTGCAACTCTATGATTTACTAGAAAAAACTCAAGAGCATGCCTTTCATATCTTGCAGGACGAAAAAATTCCACTAGACAGCCTACTCACCGCCACGGCGAAATTCTCTCTGCAAAGTAGTGCACGTAATCAGTTCTTTGGCAAAGTTGCCGGACAACATGTGGTCGATTCGCGCAGTATCGTTAAAGTAGATATTGCCGAATTTCCAGCGCCACTTAATGTATCAATTACCTTTAAAAGCGTGGAACGACTCCGCTTAATCACCGAGAAGGAAGTGATGGTGATGTTTAAAGCGCCTTGGGCGGTACTCAGTCGTGAACCGCAAAGTGGTCAGGTCAACCAATTTGCCGCTACAATCCAATCAATTGCCGATGAAGAAGCTATTGTACGCCTGTCCGAAGGTGGCGCCGAACTCTGCGCAGGAATTCACGGACAAGATTACTGGACGGTAGGCCAACAGGTTTGGGTGCATGTGGATCCGCAACAAATTATTCTGGCTTCAATGAAATAA
- the parE gene encoding DNA topoisomerase IV subunit B: MTNNYSAQQITVLKDLEPVQVRPGMYTDTTRPNHLAQEVIDNSVDEALAGFASKIEVILHADQSLEVIDNGRGMPVDIHPTEGVSGVEVIMTKLHAGGKFSNQNYEFSGGLHGVGISVVNALSERVDIQVKRNGEVYKIAFANGVKVEELQVVGTCGRRTTGTIVHFKPNPKYFDSAKFSVSRLRHLLRAKAVLCSGLEIKFVDKINNTQDVWLYQDGLSDYLSEAVEGLECLPQQPFVGAFKGEKEAVEWALLWLPEGGELIAESYVNLIPTIQGGTHVNGLRQGLLDAMREFCEFRNLLPRGVKLTADDIWDRCAYILSLKMQDAQFAGQTKERLSSRQSAVFVAGVLKDAFSLWLNQNVQDAEKLAEMAINSAQRRLRAAKKVVRKKLVSGPALPGKLADCGSQDLEKTELFLVEGDSAGGSAKQARDREYQAILPLRGKILNTWEVAADQVLGSTEIHDIAVALGIDPDSDDLSQLRYGKVCILADADSDGLHIATLLCALFLRHFPRLVRDGHVYVAMPPLYRIDLGKEVFYALDESEKDAVLDRLRHKKGTPNVQRFKGLGEMNPSQLRETTMDPNTRRLVQLTYQDEAEQDQATLELMDMLLAKKRAEDRKNWLQTKGDQVDLAV; encoded by the coding sequence ATGACCAATAATTATTCAGCTCAACAAATTACCGTTCTGAAGGATCTTGAACCTGTTCAAGTGCGTCCGGGTATGTATACCGACACGACCCGTCCCAACCATCTCGCCCAAGAAGTAATTGATAACAGCGTCGATGAAGCACTGGCCGGCTTTGCTAGCAAAATCGAAGTAATTTTGCATGCAGATCAATCCTTAGAAGTCATTGATAACGGCCGTGGAATGCCGGTGGATATTCACCCTACGGAAGGAGTTTCCGGGGTGGAGGTGATTATGACCAAACTGCATGCGGGCGGTAAATTCTCCAATCAAAACTATGAATTTTCCGGTGGTTTGCATGGCGTTGGGATTTCCGTGGTCAATGCTCTTTCCGAACGGGTGGATATCCAAGTTAAACGCAATGGTGAAGTGTACAAAATCGCCTTTGCAAATGGTGTGAAAGTTGAAGAATTACAAGTTGTCGGCACTTGCGGCCGACGTACCACCGGTACCATCGTACACTTTAAACCGAATCCAAAATATTTTGACAGTGCCAAATTTTCGGTAAGTCGCCTACGCCATTTACTGCGTGCCAAGGCGGTGCTTTGTTCCGGTTTGGAAATCAAATTCGTCGATAAAATCAATAATACGCAAGATGTTTGGCTTTATCAGGATGGCTTGTCTGACTATCTCAGCGAGGCGGTTGAAGGTTTAGAATGCCTACCGCAACAGCCTTTTGTCGGTGCTTTTAAGGGCGAAAAAGAGGCAGTTGAATGGGCGTTGTTATGGTTACCGGAAGGCGGTGAATTGATCGCCGAAAGCTATGTAAACCTGATCCCGACTATTCAGGGCGGTACTCATGTCAACGGCTTGCGTCAAGGTCTATTGGATGCGATGCGGGAATTCTGTGAATTCCGCAATTTATTGCCACGCGGTGTAAAACTGACGGCTGATGATATTTGGGATCGTTGTGCCTATATTCTCTCGCTAAAAATGCAGGATGCACAATTTGCCGGTCAAACCAAAGAACGCCTCTCTTCCCGCCAAAGCGCAGTATTTGTGGCCGGCGTATTAAAAGATGCCTTCAGTCTGTGGCTAAATCAAAATGTCCAAGATGCGGAAAAATTAGCCGAAATGGCCATTAACTCCGCTCAACGCCGCTTACGTGCAGCGAAAAAAGTGGTACGCAAGAAATTGGTCAGCGGCCCAGCACTACCGGGTAAATTGGCCGATTGTGGCTCGCAAGATTTAGAAAAAACTGAACTCTTTTTAGTGGAAGGGGATTCCGCCGGTGGCTCGGCTAAACAAGCACGCGATCGCGAATATCAAGCGATTTTGCCGTTACGCGGAAAAATCTTAAATACTTGGGAAGTTGCCGCCGATCAAGTTTTGGGTTCCACCGAAATTCATGATATTGCAGTTGCTTTGGGAATTGATCCCGACAGCGATGATCTATCCCAATTACGCTACGGTAAAGTCTGTATTTTGGCTGATGCGGACTCCGATGGTTTGCATATCGCTACCCTACTCTGCGCACTCTTTTTACGTCATTTCCCGCGTTTGGTGCGGGACGGCCATGTATATGTGGCAATGCCGCCACTGTATCGTATCGACCTAGGCAAAGAAGTATTTTATGCCTTGGATGAAAGCGAAAAAGATGCCGTATTAGATCGTCTACGTCATAAAAAAGGTACTCCAAACGTACAACGCTTTAAAGGTCTGGGTGAAATGAATCCGTCCCAGCTGCGCGAAACTACCATGGATCCGAATACCCGCCGTTTAGTGCAATTAACCTACCAAGACGAAGCGGAACAGGATCAAGCCACCCTAGAATTAATGGATATGTTGTTGGCCAAAAAACGGGCCGAAGATCGGAAAAATTGGCTACAAACCAAAGGCGATCAAGTGGATTTAGCAGTTTAA
- the nirK gene encoding copper-containing nitrite reductase, with translation MNEQRRDFFKQSALGLASISLGAGLALIPQAQASVSKMAETTGELPTLEAELTLAPNVPKPLERDYPAKVVVKLTALERIMDLMDGVQFKFWTFNGGVPAPFIRVRQGDIVEVQLSNSASSMMAHSMDFHAAAAPMGGAMASETLPGRTSTFQFKALRPGIYLYHCGSQPVDIHLAKGMYGLVLVEPPEGLPKVDREFYVMQSEFYTKGSFGEPGLQPFSMQKALDERPDYVLFNGNANALMNDNALHAKTGETIRFFLGNAGPNLISSFHIIGTVFDKVYVEGGSLINHNVQTTAVPSGSATIVETKIDVPGTYVLMDHSIFRAANKGTTGHLVVSGDKNPQIYSGKLSDEPFKEANPQKTQPVPYEIDSHKGMEMGHSHHSGTADGQSGATQK, from the coding sequence ATGAACGAACAACGTCGCGATTTCTTTAAACAAAGTGCCCTTGGCCTCGCCTCCATTAGTTTAGGCGCTGGACTGGCATTAATCCCGCAGGCACAAGCCAGCGTATCTAAAATGGCTGAAACAACCGGCGAATTACCAACACTTGAAGCTGAACTAACGTTAGCACCGAATGTGCCCAAACCGCTTGAACGGGATTATCCAGCCAAAGTGGTGGTTAAACTCACGGCCTTAGAAAGAATCATGGACTTAATGGACGGAGTTCAGTTTAAATTCTGGACTTTCAATGGCGGTGTGCCTGCGCCTTTCATTCGTGTACGCCAAGGCGATATCGTGGAGGTGCAACTTTCCAACTCGGCTTCCTCGATGATGGCACATAGCATGGATTTTCATGCGGCAGCTGCACCAATGGGCGGTGCCATGGCTAGTGAAACCTTACCAGGGCGCACCAGCACATTTCAATTTAAAGCCTTACGCCCAGGCATCTATTTATATCACTGCGGCAGTCAGCCAGTGGATATACACTTGGCTAAGGGTATGTATGGTTTAGTGTTGGTTGAACCACCGGAAGGCTTGCCAAAGGTAGATCGCGAATTCTATGTGATGCAAAGTGAGTTCTACACCAAAGGCAGCTTCGGTGAGCCAGGTTTGCAACCCTTTAGTATGCAAAAAGCGCTGGATGAACGGCCGGATTACGTGTTGTTCAACGGCAATGCTAATGCCTTGATGAATGACAATGCTTTACACGCCAAGACTGGAGAAACAATTCGTTTCTTCTTGGGAAATGCCGGGCCGAATCTGATTTCTTCATTCCACATCATCGGCACCGTATTTGATAAAGTGTATGTGGAAGGCGGTAGTCTGATTAACCATAACGTACAAACCACCGCGGTTCCATCAGGCAGCGCAACCATTGTAGAAACCAAAATCGATGTGCCGGGAACTTATGTCTTGATGGATCATTCGATTTTCCGCGCTGCCAATAAAGGCACGACGGGACATCTTGTGGTCTCGGGCGATAAAAATCCGCAAATTTATTCCGGTAAATTAAGCGATGAACCATTTAAGGAAGCCAATCCACAAAAAACCCAACCGGTGCCCTATGAAATCGATAGCCACAAAGGTATGGAGATGGGGCATTCCCATCATAGCGGAACGGCCGATGGCCAAAGCGGTGCTACACAAAAATAG
- the parC gene encoding DNA topoisomerase IV subunit A, translating into MSNINYEGIEQMPLRTFTERAYLNYSMYVIMDRALPFIGDGLKPVQRRIIYAMSELGLNAAAKYKKSARTVGDVLGKFHPHGDSACYEAMVLMAQPFSYRYPLVDGQGNWGAPDDPKSFAAMRYTESRLAKISEILLGELGQGTVDYQPNFDGTIPEPQYLPARLPHILLNGTTGIAVGMATDIPPHNINEIADAAVMLLDNPKATLDEILTVVQGPDYPTEAEIITPKSEIKKIYQQGRGSIKMRASWKKEDGEIVIHALPHQASPSKIIAQIAEQMTAKKLPMVEDIRDEADHENPIRIVLVPRSNRVDTDALMAHLFATTDLEKSYRINMNMIGLDHKPAVKGLIEILTEWLSFRRTTVTRRLQYRLDKVLARLHILQGLMIAFLNIDEVIHIIRNEDEPKAVLMERFDLSHEQAEAILNLRLRHLAKLEEHELRAEQEQLEKERDSLQLVLGSERRLNSLIKKEIQEDAKKFASPRLSQLVEREEAKAISETEMLPAEPVTVILSEMGWVRCAKGHDIDPQGLSYKAGDGYLAHACGKSNQAVVFIDSTGRSYALDPLTLPSARSQGEPLTGKLNLPAGATICHVLMAAEQQKLLMSSDAGYGFICKFEDLIARNKAGKALISLPENAKVLRPEILSPAQSLLVAITSAGRMLIFPASDLPTLAKGKGNKIISIPAANAKARNELLDKLLLISEQAGLEFHSGKRKITLKAEDLQKFRAERGRKGSQLPRGLHSNVEIVVIEP; encoded by the coding sequence ATGAGCAATATTAATTACGAAGGCATTGAACAAATGCCATTACGCACCTTCACAGAACGTGCTTATCTCAATTATTCCATGTACGTCATTATGGATCGCGCCCTGCCATTTATCGGCGATGGGCTAAAACCTGTACAACGGCGTATTATCTATGCAATGTCCGAATTAGGGCTCAATGCCGCAGCAAAATATAAAAAATCAGCCCGTACCGTGGGGGATGTGCTAGGTAAATTCCATCCGCACGGTGATAGCGCTTGTTATGAAGCCATGGTGTTGATGGCACAACCTTTTTCCTATCGTTATCCATTGGTTGATGGTCAAGGCAACTGGGGAGCACCGGATGATCCGAAATCCTTCGCCGCTATGCGTTATACCGAATCTCGTCTTGCCAAAATTTCTGAAATTTTGCTTGGTGAATTAGGCCAAGGTACCGTGGATTACCAACCTAACTTTGACGGCACGATCCCTGAACCGCAATATTTACCGGCACGCCTACCGCACATTTTATTAAACGGTACCACCGGAATTGCTGTGGGTATGGCAACCGATATTCCACCACACAATATTAATGAAATCGCCGATGCAGCCGTCATGTTGCTGGATAACCCAAAAGCTACTTTGGATGAGATTCTCACGGTGGTACAAGGACCAGATTATCCAACGGAAGCGGAAATCATCACGCCGAAAAGCGAAATTAAAAAGATTTATCAACAAGGCCGTGGTTCGATCAAAATGCGCGCCTCGTGGAAAAAAGAAGATGGCGAAATTGTGATTCATGCTCTTCCACATCAAGCTTCACCGTCCAAAATTATCGCGCAAATTGCCGAACAAATGACAGCTAAGAAACTGCCAATGGTGGAGGATATTCGCGATGAAGCCGATCATGAAAATCCGATCCGAATCGTGTTAGTGCCGCGTTCCAATCGAGTGGATACGGATGCATTGATGGCGCATTTATTCGCTACCACGGATTTGGAAAAAAGTTATCGGATCAATATGAACATGATTGGTCTGGATCACAAACCCGCGGTGAAAGGTTTAATCGAAATCCTAACCGAATGGCTCTCCTTCCGCCGTACCACGGTAACTCGCCGCCTGCAATATCGTTTGGATAAAGTATTGGCTCGTCTGCACATTTTGCAGGGTTTGATGATCGCTTTTTTAAATATTGATGAAGTGATCCATATCATTCGTAACGAAGACGAACCTAAAGCGGTGCTAATGGAACGTTTCGACTTAAGTCATGAACAGGCTGAAGCCATTTTAAATTTACGCTTGCGCCACTTGGCTAAATTGGAAGAACACGAATTACGCGCTGAACAAGAGCAATTAGAAAAAGAGCGCGATTCTTTGCAATTGGTATTAGGTTCGGAGCGCCGTTTGAATTCCTTAATTAAAAAAGAAATTCAAGAGGATGCGAAAAAATTTGCCTCGCCAAGATTATCTCAATTAGTCGAACGTGAAGAAGCAAAAGCGATTTCTGAAACGGAAATGCTACCGGCTGAACCGGTGACCGTGATTCTTTCAGAAATGGGCTGGGTGCGTTGTGCCAAAGGGCATGATATCGATCCGCAGGGATTAAGCTATAAAGCAGGTGATGGTTATTTGGCTCATGCCTGTGGCAAAAGCAATCAAGCGGTCGTATTTATTGACTCGACCGGTCGTTCCTATGCCCTCGATCCATTAACTCTACCTTCTGCCCGTTCGCAAGGTGAACCGCTAACCGGAAAACTAAATCTACCTGCCGGTGCGACCATTTGTCATGTGCTGATGGCCGCCGAACAACAGAAATTATTAATGAGTTCCGATGCCGGTTATGGCTTTATTTGCAAATTTGAAGACCTTATCGCACGTAATAAAGCGGGCAAAGCCTTGATTTCTTTGCCAGAAAATGCGAAAGTTTTGCGACCTGAAATACTTTCTCCGGCGCAATCGCTACTCGTAGCCATCACTTCAGCCGGTCGAATGCTTATCTTCCCGGCCTCGGATCTCCCGACCTTAGCCAAAGGTAAAGGCAATAAAATCATCAGTATTCCTGCCGCCAATGCCAAAGCGCGCAACGAACTATTAGACAAATTATTGTTAATTTCAGAACAAGCGGGCCTTGAATTCCATTCCGGAAAACGAAAAATCACATTAAAAGCGGAAGATTTACAAAAATTCCGTGCCGAACGTGGCCGTAAAGGCTCCCAATTACCGCGGGGATTACACAGTAATGTGGAAATTGTGGTAATTGAACCCTAA
- the gltS gene encoding sodium/glutamate symporter, whose amino-acid sequence MNFIFDTYQTLALASIVLLIGYFLVKRIRVLKDFNIPEPVVGGFLVAILFMIWHEVNGTSFTFDKNLQNTMMLVFFTSIGLSANFARLIKGGKPLVIFLVAAGLLIFCQNLIGVGLAEVLGIDPAYGLIAGSVTLTGGHGTGAAWADTFTQAFQLPAATEIAMACATFGLVFGGIIGGPVARFLLNHQKQGENPENDEVDDVEEAFEHPTYQRKVNARSIIETIAMMSFCLLIGKYLDGLTKGTHLQLPTFVWCLFTGVIIRNSLTHIFKFRVADSAIDVLGSVGLSIFLAIALMSLKLWELAGLATDVMVILAVQVVFMAIFAIFVTYRMMGKDYDAIVLSAGHCGFGLGATPTAVANMQAITSRFGPSHKAFLIVPMVGAFFIDLINAAALKLFFGVVSYLH is encoded by the coding sequence GTGAATTTTATTTTTGACACCTACCAAACCCTTGCGCTGGCAAGCATTGTATTGCTTATCGGCTACTTTTTGGTAAAACGCATTCGTGTGCTAAAAGATTTCAATATTCCAGAACCTGTGGTTGGCGGTTTTTTAGTGGCCATCCTGTTTATGATTTGGCATGAAGTCAACGGCACTTCCTTCACTTTCGACAAAAACCTACAAAACACCATGATGTTGGTATTCTTTACCTCTATCGGTTTAAGTGCCAACTTCGCCCGCCTTATTAAGGGTGGCAAACCTTTAGTCATCTTCTTAGTGGCCGCAGGTTTATTAATCTTCTGCCAGAATCTCATCGGTGTTGGCCTTGCCGAAGTGCTTGGAATTGACCCGGCCTACGGCTTGATCGCGGGTTCGGTGACCCTAACCGGTGGTCATGGTACAGGTGCTGCTTGGGCAGATACCTTCACTCAAGCCTTCCAATTGCCTGCGGCAACGGAAATCGCAATGGCTTGTGCCACCTTCGGTTTAGTTTTCGGTGGGATTATCGGTGGCCCGGTTGCCCGCTTCTTACTTAACCATCAAAAACAAGGTGAAAACCCGGAAAATGATGAGGTCGATGACGTAGAGGAAGCCTTCGAACACCCGACATATCAACGTAAAGTTAATGCCCGTTCAATCATTGAAACCATCGCGATGATGTCTTTCTGTTTGTTAATCGGTAAATACTTGGATGGTTTAACTAAAGGTACCCACCTACAATTACCAACCTTCGTATGGTGTTTGTTTACCGGGGTAATTATCCGTAACTCATTAACCCATATTTTCAAATTCCGTGTTGCCGATTCAGCAATTGACGTATTGGGTAGTGTGGGCTTGTCCATCTTCTTAGCGATCGCATTAATGTCCTTAAAACTTTGGGAATTAGCCGGTTTAGCAACGGATGTGATGGTTATTTTAGCGGTGCAAGTGGTCTTTATGGCAATCTTCGCTATCTTCGTAACCTACCGTATGATGGGTAAAGATTACGATGCGATTGTATTAAGTGCCGGTCACTGTGGTTTCGGTTTAGGTGCAACACCAACTGCTGTAGCTAACATGCAGGCGATAACCAGCCGCTTCGGGCCGTCCCACAAAGCATTCTTGATCGTGCCTATGGTGGGGGCGTTCTTTATCGACCTGATCAATGCAGCAGCATTAAAACTATTCTTTGGTGTGGTAAGTTACCTTCACTAA
- a CDS encoding DUF496 family protein, whose amino-acid sequence MENLNKQSFQEVLEYVRMYRLRNKLKRDIEDNNRKIRDNQKRVLLLDNLNQYILDDMTIEDVRTIIESMRDDYEARVDDYTIRNAELSKQRVEAANKMKEQKKNHAELAKKSSKKITL is encoded by the coding sequence ATGGAAAATTTAAATAAACAGTCCTTCCAAGAAGTATTGGAGTATGTGCGTATGTATCGTTTAAGAAACAAACTCAAACGTGATATCGAGGACAATAACCGTAAAATCCGCGATAACCAAAAACGCGTGTTGTTATTGGATAACCTGAATCAATATATCCTTGATGATATGACCATTGAGGATGTGCGGACGATTATCGAAAGTATGCGGGATGATTATGAGGCCCGTGTGGATGATTACACGATTCGTAACGCGGAATTGTCCAAACAACGCGTGGAAGCTGCTAACAAAATGAAAGAGCAGAAGAAAAATCACGCGGAGTTAGCGAAAAAGTCTTCTAAGAAAATTACCCTGTAA
- the serC gene encoding 3-phosphoserine/phosphohydroxythreonine transaminase: MSQVFNFSAGPAMIYPEVLAQAQAELTNWLGQGVSVMEVSHRGKLFMELIKQAEADIRELYRIPDNYRVLFLQGGARGQFAAIPMNLIGKKGKALYLNSGHWSATAAKEARNFAEIDEINIVHNENGISRIGSLDFSDIAENYDYVHYCPNETISGVEINEIPNVGNGVLVADMSSNVLSRHIDISKFGVIYAGAQKNLGPAGILLLIIRDDLIGHARQATPSIWNYAVQRDADSMINTPPTFAWYLCSLVFKHILSIGGLDVIAQRNAVKAQTLYDYIDSSKLYRNNVAKENRSIMNVTFVTGDPELDAQFVAEATAAGLQALKGHKVLGGMRASIYNAMPLAGVEALIEFMKAFEAKHAK, from the coding sequence ATGTCTCAAGTCTTTAATTTTAGCGCCGGTCCGGCCATGATTTACCCAGAAGTTTTAGCTCAAGCACAAGCCGAATTAACCAACTGGCTTGGACAAGGTGTTTCTGTCATGGAAGTCAGTCACCGTGGCAAACTCTTTATGGAGTTAATTAAGCAAGCAGAAGCGGACATCCGTGAGCTTTATCGCATTCCCGACAACTACCGCGTATTATTTTTACAAGGTGGTGCGCGTGGTCAATTTGCCGCAATACCAATGAATTTGATTGGCAAAAAAGGCAAAGCCCTCTATTTAAACAGCGGCCACTGGTCAGCTACCGCCGCCAAAGAAGCACGTAACTTCGCTGAAATCGATGAAATTAATATCGTACACAACGAGAACGGTATCAGTCGTATCGGCTCCTTAGATTTTAGCGATATCGCAGAAAATTACGATTATGTTCACTACTGCCCGAATGAAACCATCAGTGGTGTTGAAATCAATGAAATTCCTAACGTTGGCAACGGCGTTCTGGTAGCTGATATGTCTTCTAACGTACTTTCCCGCCATATCGATATCAGCAAATTCGGTGTGATCTATGCAGGAGCACAGAAAAACCTCGGCCCTGCTGGTATCCTATTATTAATCATTCGTGACGATCTGATCGGCCACGCCCGCCAAGCTACGCCTTCCATTTGGAACTATGCGGTGCAACGGGATGCTGATTCCATGATCAACACACCACCAACTTTCGCCTGGTATTTGTGCTCTTTAGTGTTCAAACATATTTTAAGCATCGGAGGTTTGGACGTCATCGCACAGCGCAATGCCGTGAAAGCACAAACCCTGTATGATTATATCGATAGCTCCAAACTCTATCGCAACAATGTTGCTAAAGAAAACCGCTCTATCATGAACGTGACCTTCGTCACCGGTGATCCGGAATTAGATGCGCAATTTGTTGCTGAAGCCACAGCAGCCGGTTTACAAGCATTAAAAGGGCATAAAGTGTTAGGTGGTATGCGAGCCTCCATCTACAACGCTATGCCATTAGCCGGTGTTGAAGCCTTGATTGAATTCATGAAGGCTTTTGAAGCAAAACATGCCAAATAA
- the hisC gene encoding histidinol-phosphate transaminase, whose translation MQYLDVANPGVKTLAPYQAGKPIEELERELGITNIVKLASNENPFGFPQSAKEAITRQLDHLTRYPDANGFELKRCIAEKYGLAPNQITLGNGSNDLLELFAHTFAAEGDEVIFSQYAFIVYPLVSKAINAVAREIPAKNWGHDLSGFLAAINPKTKLIFIANPNNPTGNFLTHQELDNFLAQVPANVIIVLDEAYTEFTAPAERVDSFALLQKYPNLIVSRSLSKAYGLAGLRIGYAVSNPEIADLLNRVRQPFNCNAVALAAACAVLKDDAFVAQVAANNRAEMTRYEAFCQQHGLDYIPSKGNFITIDLKQPAAPIYQALLHEGVIVRPIAGYGLPNHLRISIGLPAENDKFFHALSKVLNLK comes from the coding sequence ATGCAATATCTTGATGTCGCCAATCCTGGGGTAAAAACCCTGGCGCCTTACCAAGCGGGCAAACCGATTGAAGAATTAGAACGGGAATTAGGCATTACCAATATCGTAAAATTGGCCTCCAATGAAAACCCTTTCGGTTTTCCACAAAGTGCCAAAGAGGCAATTACACGCCAACTGGATCATCTCACTCGCTACCCTGATGCTAATGGTTTCGAACTCAAACGCTGTATCGCTGAAAAATACGGACTAGCCCCGAATCAAATCACCCTAGGTAATGGCTCCAATGATTTATTGGAATTATTTGCTCACACCTTCGCCGCTGAAGGTGATGAAGTCATTTTCTCGCAATATGCCTTTATCGTGTATCCGTTAGTCAGCAAAGCGATTAACGCGGTGGCTCGGGAAATTCCGGCAAAAAACTGGGGGCATGATTTAAGCGGTTTCTTGGCGGCTATTAATCCGAAAACTAAACTGATTTTTATCGCTAACCCAAACAACCCGACCGGCAATTTCCTTACGCATCAAGAATTAGATAACTTTTTAGCGCAGGTTCCAGCCAACGTAATCATCGTCTTAGATGAAGCTTATACTGAATTTACTGCTCCGGCCGAACGGGTGGATTCTTTCGCTTTATTACAAAAATATCCGAATCTGATTGTCTCTCGTTCGTTGTCAAAAGCCTATGGTTTGGCGGGTTTACGCATTGGTTATGCCGTCTCCAACCCAGAAATCGCTGACTTACTCAACCGTGTGCGCCAGCCATTCAACTGTAATGCGGTGGCATTAGCGGCGGCCTGTGCGGTGCTCAAGGATGATGCCTTTGTTGCCCAAGTTGCGGCCAATAATCGAGCAGAAATGACTCGTTATGAAGCCTTCTGTCAACAACATGGACTTGACTATATCCCATCGAAAGGCAACTTTATTACCATCGATTTAAAACAGCCCGCGGCACCAATTTATCAAGCATTGTTGCATGAAGGCGTCATCGTTCGCCCGATTGCCGGTTACGGTCTGCCGAATCATTTGCGCATTAGCATTGGCCTACCGGCTGAAAATGACAAATTTTTCCACGCCTTGAGCAAAGTGCTTAATTTAAAATAG